In the Leptospira selangorensis genome, one interval contains:
- a CDS encoding sodium-translocating pyrophosphatase, with protein MNSVTIILAFAVLAILTAVVYALKVTRIQIGTEGGKDQESKKLIEISSAISEGAMAFLIREYKTISLFIAFMAVLIFFLLDNPETPDFNDGLFTAIAFVSGALISCLSGFIGMKIATIGNVRTAQAAKTSMTKAFRVAFDSGAVMGFGLVGLAVSGMIGLFQLYTHLFQNVGTLFLMEALAGFGLGGSAVALFGRVGGGIYTKAADVGADLVGKVEKGIPEDDPRNPATIADNVGDNVGDVAGMGADLFGSCAEATCAALVIGATATALSGNTDALLYPLLISAFGIPASLLTSFIASVKEGGNVEKVLKIQLWVSTLIVGAIMYFVTDKYMVDSFEIAGKTIGKWNVYISLIVGLFSGMFIGLITEYYTSHSYKPVREVVDASKTGAATNIIYGLALGYQSSVVPVILLVITIVTANILAGMYGIAIAALGMISTIAIGLTIDAYGPVSDNAGGIAEMAELGKEVRNRTDTLDAAGNTTAAIGKGFAIGSAALTSLALFAAFITRTKTTGLDILDAEVFGGLLFGAMLPFVFTAMTMKSVGKAAVDMVEEVRKQFREIPGIMEGKAKPDYKRCVDISTTAALREMILPGLLVLLTPIVVGYLFGIKSLSGVLAGALVAGVVLAISSANSGGGWDNAKKYIEKAAGGKGSDQHKAAVVGDTVGDPLKDTSGPSINILIKLMAITSLVFAEFFVQHGGLLLRLFQ; from the coding sequence ATGAATTCGGTAACCATTATTCTGGCTTTTGCCGTCCTGGCTATTTTGACCGCCGTTGTTTACGCATTAAAGGTCACCAGGATCCAAATCGGAACTGAGGGCGGAAAAGACCAAGAATCCAAGAAATTAATCGAAATTTCTTCCGCAATCTCCGAAGGAGCTATGGCTTTTCTCATAAGAGAATACAAGACCATCTCTCTTTTTATCGCCTTTATGGCAGTTCTGATCTTCTTCCTTTTGGACAATCCGGAGACTCCGGATTTTAACGACGGGTTGTTTACTGCGATCGCTTTCGTGTCAGGAGCTCTTATCTCCTGTCTTTCCGGCTTTATCGGAATGAAGATCGCGACCATCGGAAATGTTCGTACTGCTCAGGCAGCTAAAACTTCCATGACTAAGGCATTCAGGGTCGCTTTTGATTCTGGTGCGGTAATGGGATTCGGGCTGGTTGGTCTTGCAGTTTCCGGTATGATCGGGCTTTTCCAACTTTATACTCATTTATTCCAAAACGTAGGAACTCTTTTCCTTATGGAAGCTCTGGCTGGTTTCGGTCTGGGTGGTTCTGCTGTTGCTCTTTTCGGAAGAGTGGGCGGCGGGATTTACACTAAGGCTGCCGACGTTGGTGCTGACCTTGTAGGTAAAGTAGAGAAGGGAATTCCTGAGGATGATCCTCGTAACCCTGCGACCATCGCAGATAACGTGGGAGATAACGTAGGTGACGTTGCAGGTATGGGTGCTGACCTTTTCGGTTCCTGTGCTGAGGCTACTTGTGCCGCTCTTGTGATCGGTGCGACTGCTACTGCTCTTTCCGGAAATACTGACGCTCTTTTATATCCACTTCTGATCTCCGCTTTCGGGATCCCTGCTTCTCTTTTAACTTCCTTTATCGCTTCTGTGAAAGAAGGTGGAAATGTGGAGAAGGTCCTAAAGATCCAACTTTGGGTTTCTACTCTGATCGTTGGTGCGATCATGTATTTTGTAACTGATAAATACATGGTGGATTCTTTCGAGATCGCAGGTAAAACAATCGGTAAATGGAATGTATACATTTCATTGATCGTGGGTCTGTTCTCCGGTATGTTCATCGGTTTGATCACTGAGTATTATACTTCTCATTCTTATAAGCCTGTAAGAGAAGTTGTAGACGCTTCCAAAACTGGAGCTGCTACAAACATCATCTACGGACTTGCATTAGGTTACCAAAGTTCTGTGGTTCCTGTGATCCTACTCGTTATCACAATCGTTACTGCGAATATTTTGGCGGGAATGTACGGGATCGCAATCGCTGCTCTCGGAATGATCTCCACAATCGCTATCGGTTTGACCATCGACGCTTATGGTCCGGTTTCGGATAACGCTGGTGGTATCGCTGAGATGGCGGAGCTCGGAAAAGAAGTTCGTAATCGTACAGATACCTTGGATGCTGCCGGTAATACTACCGCTGCTATCGGAAAAGGTTTTGCGATCGGTTCTGCCGCTCTTACTTCCTTGGCATTATTTGCTGCTTTCATTACCAGAACTAAAACTACCGGTCTGGATATCTTAGACGCAGAAGTTTTTGGTGGATTACTTTTCGGAGCAATGCTTCCATTCGTTTTCACTGCAATGACTATGAAATCAGTAGGTAAAGCTGCTGTAGACATGGTAGAAGAAGTTAGAAAACAATTCCGTGAGATCCCTGGGATCATGGAAGGAAAAGCAAAACCTGATTACAAAAGATGTGTGGATATTTCCACTACTGCGGCTTTAAGAGAAATGATCCTTCCTGGACTTTTAGTTCTTTTAACTCCGATCGTAGTTGGTTACTTATTCGGAATTAAGTCTTTATCCGGTGTTTTAGCTGGAGCATTGGTAGCAGGCGTGGTTCTTGCAATCTCTTCTGCAAACTCCGGTGGTGGCTGGGACAACGCTAAAAAATATATCGAAAAAGCTGCCGGTGGAAAAGGTTCTGATCAACACAAGGCTGCAGTTGTGGGAGATACCGTGGGAGATCCTTTAAAAGATACTTCTGGTCCTTCTATCAATATTTTGATCAAATTGATGGCGATTACAAGCTTAGTGTTTGCTGAATTTTTCGTTCAGCACGGCGGTTTATTGCTTCGTTTGTTCCAATAA
- a CDS encoding GNAT family N-acetyltransferase, whose amino-acid sequence MSNKLLEIRPILPQNREAAIELVNQFFRMVNKLPLDGIFKIRPRAAAKMVDIYLKLRATDKVLFIGGFIEEELVSLLIARVEEKPYLIEEKNLFIDLAITKQGKRKSGYMKPLVDETFRYAKEKGILAIELRAISENEGAVEFWKKMGFDPFYVRFRKSVD is encoded by the coding sequence ATGTCTAACAAACTTTTGGAGATAAGACCGATCCTCCCTCAAAATAGGGAGGCTGCAATTGAATTGGTAAATCAATTTTTTAGAATGGTCAATAAACTCCCTTTAGATGGAATATTTAAGATCCGTCCCAGAGCCGCAGCCAAAATGGTGGATATCTACTTAAAACTCAGGGCCACAGACAAAGTATTATTTATCGGCGGATTTATAGAAGAAGAACTTGTCTCACTCCTAATTGCAAGAGTGGAAGAAAAACCATATCTAATCGAGGAAAAGAACTTATTCATAGACCTTGCAATCACCAAACAAGGCAAAAGAAAATCAGGTTATATGAAACCTCTCGTAGACGAAACGTTCCGTTATGCGAAAGAAAAAGGTATTTTAGCAATAGAATTAAGAGCAATTTCAGAGAATGAAGGTGCGGTAGAATTTTGGAAGAAGATGGGATTCGATCCTTTTTATGTGAGATTCCGTAAATCAGTCGACTGA
- a CDS encoding glycine--tRNA ligase, whose amino-acid sequence MEKKETLDSSLKDIVSVCKRRGFVYPGSEIYGGLSNTFDYGPYGAELLHNLKRLWWKHFVHLREDVVGLDSSILLNPKVWEASGHVSNFNDPLIDCKNCKTRIRADKFLEDQKGEGAATGLTLEKMNEVIKAGNFACPNCGNRGTFTEARDFNLMFKTSHGASAEDSQDIYLRPETAQGIFINFKNVISTTRNKIPFGIAQIGKSFRNEIMARQFVFRTREFEQMEMEFFCEPGTQKEWFSHWVDYCVKFLTDHLGLKKENLKIREHEKEELSFYSEATSDIEYKYGFGWGELWGIASRTDYDLSQHEKFSGEDLKYQDQAANKKYVPYVVEPALGLNRLFLAVVSDAYAEEKLADGETRTVLRFAPQVAPVKIGIFPLMKKDGLPELAKSIYANLSSLGNLEYDEGGAIGKRYRRQDEIGTPYCITVDYDSLTDKSVTVRERDSMSQERVSIDSLKSYFANKLL is encoded by the coding sequence ATGGAGAAAAAAGAAACCCTAGATTCCTCTCTCAAGGATATTGTATCCGTTTGTAAAAGAAGAGGATTTGTTTATCCCGGATCCGAAATTTACGGAGGACTTTCCAATACCTTCGACTATGGCCCTTACGGAGCCGAACTTCTCCATAACTTAAAAAGACTCTGGTGGAAACATTTTGTCCACTTAAGAGAGGACGTTGTCGGATTAGATTCTTCTATCCTTCTGAACCCGAAAGTGTGGGAAGCATCCGGACACGTTTCTAATTTTAACGACCCACTCATCGATTGTAAAAATTGTAAAACTCGTATCAGAGCGGACAAATTTTTAGAAGATCAAAAAGGAGAAGGAGCCGCCACAGGACTCACCCTTGAAAAAATGAACGAGGTCATTAAGGCAGGAAACTTTGCCTGCCCTAATTGTGGTAATAGAGGAACATTCACAGAAGCAAGAGACTTCAACCTAATGTTCAAAACTTCTCATGGAGCTTCCGCAGAAGATTCTCAGGATATTTATCTTCGCCCGGAAACTGCCCAAGGTATTTTTATCAATTTCAAGAACGTCATCTCAACGACCAGGAACAAGATCCCATTCGGGATTGCTCAGATAGGTAAATCATTCCGAAATGAGATCATGGCAAGACAGTTCGTATTCCGTACCAGAGAATTCGAACAAATGGAGATGGAATTTTTCTGCGAACCAGGAACTCAAAAAGAATGGTTCTCTCATTGGGTGGACTATTGTGTTAAATTTTTAACAGATCATCTCGGTTTGAAAAAAGAAAACCTCAAGATCAGAGAACATGAGAAGGAAGAACTTTCCTTTTACAGTGAAGCTACTTCCGATATCGAATACAAGTATGGATTCGGATGGGGAGAACTTTGGGGAATTGCGTCTAGAACCGATTACGATCTCTCCCAACATGAAAAATTCTCCGGAGAAGATCTGAAATACCAAGACCAGGCAGCTAATAAAAAGTATGTGCCTTATGTAGTAGAGCCAGCCTTGGGTCTAAACAGATTATTCTTAGCAGTTGTTTCGGATGCTTACGCAGAAGAAAAACTAGCGGATGGAGAAACAAGAACGGTCCTTCGTTTTGCTCCTCAGGTAGCTCCTGTTAAGATCGGTATTTTTCCGCTCATGAAAAAAGATGGGCTTCCTGAACTTGCAAAATCGATTTACGCGAATCTATCTTCTTTAGGGAATTTAGAATATGACGAAGGTGGAGCTATCGGAAAAAGATACCGCAGACAGGACGAGATCGGAACTCCTTATTGTATCACGGTGGATTATGATTCTTTAACTGATAAATCCGTTACGGTAAGAGAAAGAGATAGTATGTCCCAAGAAAGAGTCTCGATCGATTCACTAAAGTCTTACTTTGCAAATAAGCTACTTTAA
- a CDS encoding TonB C-terminal domain-containing protein produces the protein MKKEISQKEKLVFWGINFLSWTSPISMIGFGIFFPLGVIFLFPKEDRVLRPAFHSVFLQVVLGLFLFSLELLFLIFPKAEEIFSLFVLLSSEEPSSSGFLVLTLMFFLGLAVFFLQAKHIRKSLKPEDPRPLILNPVIVFLTVGCLILFTHYLTYSDPFRTKMATFAVFSESVWIFFFTAVGLAELLSGKRPFFLFRRPWAWFVRQTRDSFAKEEGDLPASARKRKNAKVRDAILAGWGHIYTGRLWKGFPILFVYLLGLLLFATFFFSWWEPALGIRFLASLGLKPGLSDKKFFEVASSFWIWSAILTTLVLVNVFSGWLLRRTFHSKAALLGLSPGFENNLGLSVLVHLIVICLILLMPTTIAFQKESKSRPTDHFTPENHAEFYFIDPNLPDEVKGLNGGVITGTDTPNSTQGEKIPEEKPSDEGRVKGEVKKIKGKKLPPTYSNYISAKMRTFESFMDYWRSAPRNYSCVVAYTITPDGEVVDVELVQNSPYPEQDQRTLELIENLSPMMPPPGTKGYIRVTELFWNGPLDAKAMPTPLQQELVNMFDGRYMEEL, from the coding sequence ATGAAAAAGGAAATTTCACAGAAGGAAAAACTAGTCTTTTGGGGGATCAATTTTCTCTCTTGGACCTCTCCCATTTCCATGATTGGGTTCGGGATTTTTTTTCCCCTGGGAGTTATCTTCCTATTTCCTAAAGAGGATAGGGTCCTTAGGCCGGCATTCCATTCCGTTTTTCTACAAGTCGTTCTAGGTTTATTTTTATTTTCTCTAGAACTTCTATTTTTAATTTTCCCGAAAGCGGAAGAGATATTTTCATTATTTGTTCTACTCAGTTCGGAAGAACCTAGTTCATCCGGATTCCTTGTCCTAACTCTGATGTTTTTCTTAGGCCTGGCTGTATTTTTTCTACAAGCAAAACATATTCGAAAAAGTTTAAAACCGGAAGATCCAAGACCACTTATCTTAAATCCGGTCATAGTTTTTCTAACTGTAGGCTGTTTAATATTATTCACTCATTATTTAACATATTCGGATCCGTTCAGAACAAAGATGGCAACCTTTGCAGTTTTTTCTGAAAGTGTTTGGATCTTCTTTTTTACCGCAGTCGGACTTGCGGAACTTCTATCGGGCAAAAGACCATTCTTCCTATTTCGGAGACCTTGGGCCTGGTTCGTAAGACAAACTAGAGATTCATTTGCAAAGGAAGAAGGGGATCTGCCTGCTTCTGCCAGAAAACGTAAGAACGCAAAAGTGAGAGATGCGATCTTAGCGGGTTGGGGTCATATCTATACGGGACGTTTGTGGAAAGGATTTCCGATCCTGTTCGTGTATCTGCTTGGCCTATTATTATTTGCTACATTCTTCTTTTCTTGGTGGGAACCGGCTTTAGGGATCCGCTTTCTCGCAAGTTTAGGTTTAAAACCTGGGCTTTCCGATAAAAAGTTTTTTGAAGTGGCCTCTTCTTTTTGGATTTGGTCTGCAATCTTAACCACATTAGTTTTAGTTAATGTGTTTTCAGGATGGTTACTTCGAAGAACCTTCCATTCCAAAGCAGCTCTTTTGGGTTTAAGCCCGGGTTTCGAAAACAACCTTGGACTAAGTGTTCTTGTTCACTTAATAGTAATTTGTTTAATTCTACTTATGCCGACGACTATAGCTTTCCAGAAAGAAAGTAAGTCTCGCCCTACGGATCATTTTACTCCCGAGAATCATGCTGAGTTCTATTTTATAGATCCGAATCTTCCCGACGAGGTGAAAGGACTCAATGGTGGAGTGATCACCGGAACGGATACCCCGAATAGTACGCAGGGAGAAAAAATCCCTGAGGAAAAACCTTCAGACGAGGGTAGAGTAAAAGGTGAAGTTAAGAAGATCAAAGGTAAAAAACTTCCTCCTACTTATTCCAATTATATCTCTGCGAAGATGAGAACTTTCGAATCCTTTATGGATTATTGGAGAAGTGCCCCCAGAAATTATTCATGTGTTGTAGCTTATACGATCACTCCGGATGGAGAAGTTGTGGATGTGGAACTTGTACAAAATTCTCCTTATCCGGAACAGGATCAAAGAACATTGGAACTGATCGAGAACTTATCTCCAATGATGCCTCCTCCTGGGACGAAAGGTTATATCAGGGTCACGGAACTTTTCTGGAACGGACCTTTGGACGCTAAGGCAATGCCGACTCCTTTACAACAAGAGCTGGTGAATATGTTCGACGGTCGTTATATGGAGGAATTATGA
- a CDS encoding PrsW family glutamic-type intramembrane protease, with translation MSLEVILLAIGSIFPWGFYLIYTQPNTGREKRFFFIIFFALLLGWISTELVLRASAWIWPETEIKAKVAKSILSQTAFLAFVKAGMMEEFCKSILIVSLSLVFAYDWKKKEFLPETFLVGGFIALGFAGIENYHYILTAKEDDRIHTFILRTLKSSNAHLLINLCFALCLIKSNKRQFPDKYWYILSGFLLAVVQHGLFDFFVIPVGRFGHWAATALFVGIWVWIVKDRRVYMKEEKIYKIQKEKPPEEEISRSVPEIIR, from the coding sequence ATGAGTTTAGAAGTAATTCTTCTTGCGATTGGAAGTATTTTTCCTTGGGGATTTTATCTTATCTATACCCAGCCGAATACAGGCAGAGAGAAACGTTTCTTTTTTATAATATTCTTCGCGTTACTTTTAGGTTGGATCTCCACCGAGTTGGTTCTGAGAGCAAGCGCTTGGATCTGGCCTGAAACAGAGATTAAGGCCAAGGTAGCGAAATCAATTCTTTCTCAAACTGCATTTCTTGCATTCGTAAAAGCTGGAATGATGGAAGAGTTCTGTAAATCTATTCTGATCGTTTCTTTGTCTCTTGTCTTCGCCTATGATTGGAAGAAGAAGGAATTTCTTCCGGAAACATTCTTAGTAGGCGGATTTATCGCATTAGGTTTTGCTGGAATAGAAAATTATCATTATATCTTAACGGCGAAAGAGGATGATAGGATCCATACTTTCATTTTAAGAACATTAAAATCTTCGAATGCACATTTGCTTATCAATCTATGCTTTGCGCTTTGTTTGATTAAAAGTAATAAAAGACAATTCCCGGATAAATACTGGTACATTCTTTCCGGATTTTTATTAGCGGTAGTCCAGCATGGGCTATTCGACTTCTTCGTGATCCCAGTCGGAAGATTCGGGCATTGGGCAGCAACGGCACTCTTCGTAGGGATCTGGGTCTGGATCGTGAAAGACAGAAGAGTGTATATGAAAGAAGAAAAAATTTATAAAATACAAAAAGAAAAACCTCCTGAGGAAGAAATTTCCCGATCGGTTCCAGAGATAATCCGTTGA
- a CDS encoding 50S ribosomal protein L11 methyltransferase, translated as MKYKEIRVSIPKDFAEEFSAYLDEWQVAGYYEILFDREEPRKHGEEIISDNTPIRVYLAEDDVQSEAKIWIYLQTVAPENSFAESRWIETKEYEEAYKEFYKPFSVGVFWVVPTWEKEDWEKNKKSEQKDSVPVYINPGLAFGTGHHETTRLVLSRLGSIDLKGKKVADIGAGSGILSVAAAKLDASKIIAVDIDPNAVRSSTFNRDENEISPEVLVVEEGGFDHPQVSTETFDLCVANITFAVLKANMEKIAGLHTDHFLFSGVITERKEEFLELLSSQVGGKSLYETSWNGWELIEWARK; from the coding sequence TTGAAATACAAAGAGATCAGAGTTTCCATTCCGAAAGATTTTGCGGAAGAATTTTCCGCATACCTTGACGAATGGCAGGTAGCAGGATATTACGAGATCCTGTTCGACAGAGAAGAGCCGAGAAAACACGGCGAAGAAATTATCTCGGATAATACTCCTATCAGAGTATATCTGGCGGAAGACGATGTTCAGTCGGAAGCTAAAATTTGGATCTATCTACAAACGGTTGCACCTGAAAATTCTTTTGCAGAATCCAGATGGATAGAAACAAAAGAATACGAAGAAGCTTATAAAGAATTTTATAAACCGTTTTCAGTCGGAGTTTTCTGGGTAGTGCCTACCTGGGAAAAAGAAGACTGGGAGAAAAACAAAAAGTCCGAACAAAAAGATTCAGTTCCGGTGTATATCAATCCCGGACTTGCTTTTGGAACTGGGCATCATGAGACCACTCGTTTGGTTTTATCCAGACTAGGCTCCATCGATCTGAAAGGAAAGAAGGTTGCGGATATTGGTGCGGGTTCCGGGATCTTATCCGTCGCTGCGGCAAAATTAGATGCATCTAAAATTATCGCAGTGGATATAGATCCGAATGCAGTACGTTCTTCTACATTTAATAGGGACGAGAATGAGATCTCTCCGGAAGTTTTGGTAGTGGAAGAGGGTGGATTCGATCACCCGCAAGTTTCTACCGAAACATTCGATCTATGCGTGGCAAATATAACATTCGCCGTCTTAAAAGCGAATATGGAAAAGATCGCAGGACTTCATACGGATCATTTTTTATTCAGCGGTGTGATCACTGAAAGAAAAGAAGAATTCCTGGAACTTTTATCTTCCCAAGTAGGAGGTAAATCTTTATATGAAACCTCCTGGAACGGATGGGAACTGATAGAATGGGCCCGCAAATAG
- a CDS encoding adenosine kinase has product MRHYDVFGIGNALVDILIPTEDSFLQKMGWNKGIMTLVDAEVQGGVLTALDGHKKELRSGGSAANTMIALANSGGTGTYTGKVSEDTYGEFYKQDMEKAGILFEVPPSKEGHTGTCVILTTPDAERTMLTHLGISSTLTKQDLDLEKLKASSYSYVEGYLWDGPSTKEACLLAMEESKKAGVKVAFTFSDPFCVNRSREDFLKLTKEYCDLVFCNAEEAKALAATESKEDALKFISSLCKNVMMTDGANGAFVSVNGTISHVGGFPVQELLDTTGAGDSFAAGVLYGLTHGFSPENAARWGNYVASRIVQEIGPRLSVRLMGRQEEILGKV; this is encoded by the coding sequence ATGAGACATTACGACGTATTCGGGATAGGGAACGCACTTGTGGATATTTTAATCCCTACCGAAGATTCTTTTTTACAAAAAATGGGCTGGAACAAGGGGATTATGACCCTGGTGGACGCAGAAGTGCAGGGTGGAGTTCTTACCGCTTTAGACGGACATAAAAAAGAATTAAGATCAGGTGGAAGCGCTGCAAATACTATGATCGCACTCGCAAATTCCGGAGGAACCGGAACTTATACAGGAAAGGTAAGTGAGGACACTTACGGAGAATTTTATAAACAGGATATGGAGAAGGCCGGGATATTATTTGAAGTTCCTCCTTCCAAAGAAGGACATACCGGAACTTGCGTAATTCTTACAACTCCTGATGCGGAAAGAACAATGCTCACTCACTTGGGAATTTCTTCCACATTGACCAAACAAGATCTGGATCTGGAAAAACTGAAGGCGTCTTCTTATAGTTATGTAGAAGGATACCTTTGGGACGGACCTTCTACTAAGGAAGCTTGTCTTCTTGCAATGGAAGAATCCAAAAAAGCGGGAGTAAAGGTAGCATTTACTTTTAGTGACCCATTCTGTGTAAACCGCTCCAGAGAGGATTTTTTAAAACTTACTAAAGAATATTGTGATTTAGTTTTTTGTAATGCAGAAGAGGCAAAAGCGCTGGCTGCTACCGAGTCCAAGGAAGACGCTTTAAAATTTATCTCTTCACTATGTAAAAATGTGATGATGACGGATGGCGCTAACGGCGCATTCGTATCCGTAAATGGGACGATTAGTCATGTGGGTGGCTTTCCTGTTCAGGAACTATTAGATACAACCGGAGCAGGGGATAGTTTTGCTGCAGGTGTGCTCTATGGACTTACACACGGATTTTCGCCTGAGAATGCGGCAAGATGGGGAAATTACGTTGCATCCAGGATCGTACAAGAGATCGGACCTAGACTTTCTGTCAGACTTATGGGAAGACAGGAAGAGATATTAGGAAAAGTTTAA
- a CDS encoding LIC11270 family surface protein, producing the protein MISKANRLLCLSSFLLAFFSDCKVGHWEGNATDNPVISTLFNNRMLLLMKGTYATDSPLEFSEYNNGTGNVYEDPSGDPTFNLAGLPKAANLPIFIDIGEIRISSKYQDGLNNLSQIRTVAAAKAFWDNIAPNREVYCTQPYTLNANTCRSLNGEFKMIQFLNGEGAEFPSNDPTSGTSTGLASQYYYTGTYIRSLVTGWGNAPGVDLTKVTFFDNYGVYGFNIVPRLAYSAGTTDKSGYPLVFPLLYSIQPGEADMDFKPGYEPYIFEVRMNLKENLMVHSIKAADGSTAATLISISDWKVNHAGQSDMGGGILSRSRTIYPSGASSLAITGGSGNLTHYFAVFRENETDILTKLPLAATPARNGTVKMKYINPGTHKLYCLADTGNLDGFPDTMVGTPLTFSVPENGNMSTISLSYSCP; encoded by the coding sequence ATGATTTCCAAAGCGAATCGTCTTCTATGTCTTTCTTCCTTTTTATTAGCATTCTTTTCGGATTGTAAGGTAGGACATTGGGAAGGAAATGCCACTGATAATCCTGTAATTAGTACCCTTTTCAATAATAGAATGTTACTTCTAATGAAAGGTACTTACGCCACTGATAGTCCCTTAGAATTTTCAGAATATAATAATGGAACCGGAAATGTTTACGAGGATCCTTCCGGAGATCCTACTTTTAATCTAGCCGGTCTTCCTAAGGCAGCAAATCTTCCTATCTTTATCGATATAGGTGAAATACGTATTTCTTCCAAATACCAAGACGGTTTAAATAATCTTTCTCAGATCAGAACTGTTGCGGCTGCAAAAGCATTCTGGGATAATATTGCCCCGAACAGAGAAGTATATTGTACACAACCTTATACATTGAATGCAAACACTTGCCGATCCCTGAACGGCGAATTCAAAATGATCCAGTTCTTAAACGGAGAAGGAGCAGAATTCCCTTCTAACGATCCTACTTCCGGAACCAGTACAGGACTTGCGAGCCAGTATTATTATACGGGAACTTATATCCGTTCATTGGTTACCGGCTGGGGAAATGCACCTGGCGTGGACCTGACAAAAGTAACTTTCTTTGATAACTATGGAGTATACGGATTTAATATAGTTCCGAGGCTCGCTTATTCCGCAGGGACTACTGACAAATCCGGTTATCCATTAGTATTTCCTCTTCTCTATTCGATACAACCCGGAGAAGCGGATATGGATTTTAAACCCGGATACGAACCTTATATTTTCGAAGTTAGAATGAACCTTAAGGAAAATCTAATGGTTCACTCCATCAAGGCTGCGGACGGAAGTACTGCTGCTACCTTAATCTCTATCAGCGATTGGAAAGTAAACCACGCCGGCCAATCCGATATGGGCGGAGGGATTTTATCCAGGTCCAGGACAATTTATCCAAGTGGCGCTTCTTCTTTGGCGATCACAGGTGGATCCGGAAATTTAACTCATTATTTTGCAGTGTTTAGAGAGAATGAAACTGATATTCTTACAAAACTTCCATTAGCAGCGACTCCTGCAAGAAATGGAACAGTCAAGATGAAGTACATCAATCCTGGAACTCATAAGCTGTATTGTCTGGCTGATACCGGAAACCTGGACGGCTTCCCGGATACGATGGTAGGAACTCCGCTCACATTTTCCGTTCCGGAAAACGGAAATATGAGCACGATCTCTTTATCTTATTCTTGTCCTTAA